The following coding sequences lie in one Ictalurus punctatus breed USDA103 chromosome 16, Coco_2.0, whole genome shotgun sequence genomic window:
- the mrps24 gene encoding 28S ribosomal protein S24, mitochondrial (The RefSeq protein has 1 substitution compared to this genomic sequence), translating to MAASLSRQGRILSIACSQLNSATCLISGSRSINTSAVCYKNRAARIRVGKGDRPVTYEQALHPHHIAHRKGWLSQHTSNLQGEGSAAERTVEDMFIRRFIFGTFHGCLANELVIKRRGNMLVICALMLQKLQPNKYYFLIGYTEELLSHFYKCPVKMEIQTLEDKIVYKYL from the exons ATGGCGGCGTCCTTGAGCAGACAGGGAAGAATATTATCT aTTGCTTGTAGCCAACTGAATTCTGCGACTTGTCTCATCTCTGGATCAAGGAGCATAAACACCAGTGCAGTTTGCTATAAG AACCATGCAGCCCGCATTCGGGTGGGTAAAGGTGACAGGCCAGTGACGTATGAACAGGCCCTGCACCCACACCACATAGCTCATAGGAAGGGATGGCTCTCTCAACACACAA GTAACCTCCAGGGAGAAGGAAGTGCTGCAGAGCGGACTGTAGAAGACATGTTCATCCGCCGTTTCATCTTTGGCACGTTTCATGGTTGTCTGGCTAACGAACTGGTTATCAAGCGCAGGGGCAACATGCTGGTCATCTGTGCTTTGATGCTACAGAAACTCCAGcctaataaatattatttcctTATCGGCTACACAGAAGAGCTGCTCTCACACTTCTACAAGTGTCCTGTAAAGATGGAGATACAGACACTGGAAGATAAAATTGTCTACAAGTATCTCTAA
- the nudcd3 gene encoding nudC domain-containing protein 3, with protein sequence MSSPLEMTELYDNALLGILQHVGNIQNFLQIYFGFLYRKTDFYRLLTSPNDKMGFPPGVAEKMVLKTFKLFEKLAVQDRERAMKLAEEARAVPAVVEEIIEVQSQPEMAEPTEAVQESTSAQASAAESVPAGAESADGNATKVQPAGSEQPTALPASALAASVSAASAPTPVASSDSSAAAPDQPSFQTNPDSYNGAVRENYSWSQDYSDVEVRVFVPPSIVKGRQVSVSLQSGGVRVAAKEGVSDNVLMEGEFMHKINTENSLWSLEPGRCVVLSLSKCGEVWWTAVLKGEQEIDVNQINRERSMATVDEEEHAVLDRLTFDYQQKLQGKPQSHEMKVHEMLKKGWDAEGSPFKGQQFDPSMFDIPPSAVQF encoded by the exons ATGTCTTCGCCGTTGGAAATGACAGAGTTGTATGACAACGCGTTGCTTGGAATCTTGCAGCATGTTGGAAACATACAGAATTTTCTGCAGATATATTTCGGGTTTTTGTACAGAAAAACAGACTTTTATCGCCTTCTGACCAGTCCGAACGACAAAATGGGCTTCCCACCTGGAGTGGCAGAAAAAATGGTCCTAAAG ACATTTAAGTTGTTCGAGAAACTGGCAGtgcaggacagagagagggcaATGAAGCTGGCCGAAGAAGCCCGAGCTGTTCCCGCTGTAGTGGAGGAAATCATCGAAGTTCAATCACAGCCAGAAATGGCAGAACCTACAGAAGCCGTGCAGGAATCCACGTCTGCCCAAGCTTCAGCCGCAGAGTCAGTACCTGCAGGGGCAGAGTCTGCAGATGGAAATGCAACCAAAGTGCAGCCTGCAGGGAGCGAACAACCAACAGCATTGCCTGCGTCTGCGTTAGCAGCATCTGTGTCTGCAGCATCTGCACCTACACCAGTGGCTAGTTCAGATTCTTCTGCGGCTGCACC TGACCAGCCCAGTTTCCAGACAAACCCAGATAGCTACAACGGTGCTGTCAGAGAAAATTACAGCTGGTCACAGGACTACTCTGATGTGGAAGTTCGAGTTTTTGTCCCACCGAGCATTGTCAAGGGCAGACAG GTGTCTGTCAGTCTTCAGTCTGGTGGCGTGCGTGTGGCAGCGAAGGAGGGAGTGTCAGACAACGTCCTGATGGAAGGCGAGTTCATGCACAAAATCAACACTGAGAATTCTCTGTGGAGTCTGGAGCCAGGCCGTTGTGTAGTG CTGTCTCTGAGTAAATGCGGGGAAGTGTGGTGGACTGCTGTGCTGAAAGGCGAACAAGAAATCGATGTAAATCAGATCAACCGCGAGCGCTCCATGGCCACTGTGGACGAAGAGGAGCACGCCGTGTTGGACCGTCTCACCTTTGACTACCAACAGAAACTGCAAGGAAAGCCCCAGAGCCACGAGATG aAAGTTCATGAAATGCTGAAGAAGGGCTGGGATGCCGAGGGATCGCCGTTCAAAGGCCAGCAGTTTGATCCGTCCATGTTCGACATACCGCCAAGTGCTGTTCAGTTTTGA